A stretch of Phragmites australis chromosome 12, lpPhrAust1.1, whole genome shotgun sequence DNA encodes these proteins:
- the LOC133887084 gene encoding patatin-like protein 2, which yields MGSNGTATATHASALAPPPSQGKLIAVLSIDGGGIRGLIPATIIACLEAKLQELDGPGARIADYFDVIAGTSTGALITAMLAAPDENKRPLFAAKDINQFYLENGPKIFPQEKAGFLKPVANLLRVIRGPKYDGSFLHDKIKSLTRDVTVADTVTNVVVPAFDVKCLQPIIFSTYEAEHDPLKNAHLSDICISTAAAPTYFPAHFFKTHGPDGQFREFHLIDGGIAANNPTMVAMSMLTKEVLRHNLNFTGNPAEYRNYLIISIGTGSAKQAEKYTAPKCAKWGLLRWLYDGGFTPLIDIFSHASADMVDIHAQVLFKALRCEENYLRIQDDSLTGHTSSVDIATKENMEALIGIGKELLKKPVARVNIDTGVYEAVAGEGTNEEALERFAKKLSDELRLRKNNFNSY from the exons ATGGGAAGCAACGGAACAGCCACGGCCACGCACGCGTCAGCGTTGGCTCCGCCGCCGTCGCAGGGGAAGCTGATCGCAGTGCTGAGCATCGACGGCGGCGGCATCCGCGGGCTCATCCCGGCCACCATCATCGCCTGCCTCGAGGCCAAGCTCCAG GAGCTGGACGGGCCGGGCGCACGGATCGCGGACTACTTCGACGTGATCGCCGGGACAAGCACCGGCGCGCTGATCACGGCGATGCTGGCTGCGCCGGACGAGAACAAGCGGCCGCTCTTCGCCGCCAAGGACATCAACCAGTTCTACCTCGAGAACGGCCCCAAGATCTTTCCACAGGAAAA GGCGGGGTTCCTGAAGCCGGTGGCGAACCTGCTGAGGGTGATCAGAGGGCCCAAGTACGACGGCTCCTTCCTACACGACAAGATCAAGAGCCTGACCCGCGACGTGACGGTGGCGGACACGGTGACCAACGTCGTCGTGCCGGCGTTCGACGTCAAGTGCCTGCAGCCCATCATCTTCTCCACGTACGAGGCCGAGCACGACCCCCTCAAGAACGCGCACCTGTCCGACATCTGCatcagcacggcggcggcgcccacCTACTTCCCGGCGCACTTCTTCAAAACCCACGGCCCTGATGGACAGTTCCGGGAGTTCCACCTCATCGACGGGGGCATCGCGGCCAACAACCCCACCATGGTCGCCATGTCCATGCTCACCAAGGAGGTGCTCCGTCATAACCTGAACTTCACTGGGAACCCAGCAGAGTACCGGAACTACCTCATCATCTCCATCGGGACTGGGTCAGCCAAGCAGGCAGAGAAGTACACTGCGCCAAAGTGTGCCAAGTGGGGCCTGCTCCGGTGGCTCTACGACGGCGGCTTCACCCCACTCATCGACATCTTCTCCCACGCCAGCGCCGACATGGTCGACATCCATGCCCAAGTGCTCTTCAAGGCCCTCCGGTGCGAAGAGAACTACCTCCGCATCCAG GATGATTCGCTGACAGGTCACACGTCGTCGGTGGACATCGCGACCAAGGAGAACATGGAGGCGCTGATCGGAATCGGCAAGGAGCTGCTCAAGAAGCCAGTGGCGAGGGTGAACATCGACACAGGGGTGTACGAGGCCGTCGCCGGTGAGGGCACCAACGAGGAGGCGCTGGAGCGCTTCGCCAAGAAGCTCTCCGACGAGCTCAGGCTACGCAAGAACAACTTCAACTCCTACTAG